The genomic DNA GCCAGACCCAGCCATTCAGTCGATTGCTGGTCAAGTTGAAGAAAGAGATTATTGCGTTTGGGATCGATGGAATTGCACCGCGAGATTACACATCGAAAAAAATACCAGCCGGAGAATTGAAACGCTGGCTGGATGAAGGTCGTCCTGTCACGCTGCTGGATACGCGTAACGATTACGAAGTCGATCTGGGCACATTTGAAAACGCTTTGCCAATCGGTGTCGGACATTTCAGGGACTTCCCGGAAGCGGTCCGCAAATTGCCGGGAGAGCTTAAAGAACAACCCATTGTCATGTTCTGTACCGGTGGAATCCGCTGCGAAAAAGCAGGCCCTTTCATGGAGCAGGAAGGGTTTCGGGAAGTGTATCAGCTCGAAGGGGGCATCCTGAAATACTTTGAAGAATGCGGCGGCGAACATTACGATGGGGATTGCTTTGTGTTTGATCATCGCGTTGCCCTGAATCCGAATCTGGAAGAGACCGCAACAACCCAGTGTTACGCCTGTCAACATCCGTTGACTGTGGCTGATCAGGAATCGGATTATTACGAAATTGGAAAAACGTGTCCGTATTGCTGGACCGATCCGACTTTGAATCAGCCGACGATTGCCGATCGTGAGCAGCGAATTCACTCAGTCACTCAGCCACTCCCCGGCTCCATTTCCTACACCAACGAACGCCCTTTAAACGTACCGTTGCGGTACGAAAACTGGACATTGATCGATTTCCTGTGCGACTATCATCCCCATGTCACGCGTGCCAACTGGGAGAGAGTCTGTCAGGAAGGCTGCATTCGAGATCGCGGTCAAAGCCTTGATGAACAGTCTATTCTCCGTCCCGGTCAGCGACTCCTGCGACTGGAACCCGATACGATTGAGCCCGATGTGAATGCCAATATTCGCATTCTGGACTGGGATGAACCTCTGGTCGTCTTTGAAAAGCCGGCTCCTTTGCCGATGCATCCTTGTGGGCGGTTTAACCGCAACAGCATGACATCAATTCTTGATCTCGCTTTCCCAGAAATACAATTACGTCCTGCCCATCGGCTCGATGCGAACACGACCGGCCTGGTCCTGTTTACGTCTCATCGAGATATTTCAAAGCGTGTTCAACGTCAATTTGAAAAAGGGCAGGCTCGCAAGACTTACTTGTGTCGATTGACTGGTCAACCTGAGTGGAATGAGTTTGTCTGCAGTGAAGCGATTTCGCGCGTACCTAACGAGGGTGGGTTTCGTGGGATAGATAACGAAGCCGGTGATACCGCCGAAACAAAGTTTCGTGTTCTCGAACGATATGAAAATGGGGAATCGTTAATTGAAGCTCGTCCCATCACTGGTCGGACGAATCAGATCCGTGTCCATTTATGGTATCTGGGAGTTCCGATCTGTGGAGATCCGGTCTATCTTCCGAATGGGCAATGGGGTGATCGCCAAACGCTGACGGTGAACGATCCTCCGATGTGTCTCCATGCCTGGAAGTTGACATTCAACGATCCAGAAACAAATCAGGAACGGAGTTATGAATCCAATCGACCAGCCTGGGCG from Rubinisphaera italica includes the following:
- a CDS encoding sulfurtransferase, giving the protein MIVTSEPQEPTTSAHLPFVNIASYLFAPLDKLPERREALRPLCKSLGLKGTILLSPEGINIFMAGSREAIDQLLDHLRSDPLFEKLEVKESFSQTQPFSRLLVKLKKEIIAFGIDGIAPRDYTSKKIPAGELKRWLDEGRPVTLLDTRNDYEVDLGTFENALPIGVGHFRDFPEAVRKLPGELKEQPIVMFCTGGIRCEKAGPFMEQEGFREVYQLEGGILKYFEECGGEHYDGDCFVFDHRVALNPNLEETATTQCYACQHPLTVADQESDYYEIGKTCPYCWTDPTLNQPTIADREQRIHSVTQPLPGSISYTNERPLNVPLRYENWTLIDFLCDYHPHVTRANWERVCQEGCIRDRGQSLDEQSILRPGQRLLRLEPDTIEPDVNANIRILDWDEPLVVFEKPAPLPMHPCGRFNRNSMTSILDLAFPEIQLRPAHRLDANTTGLVLFTSHRDISKRVQRQFEKGQARKTYLCRLTGQPEWNEFVCSEAISRVPNEGGFRGIDNEAGDTAETKFRVLERYENGESLIEARPITGRTNQIRVHLWYLGVPICGDPVYLPNGQWGDRQTLTVNDPPMCLHAWKLTFNDPETNQERSYESNRPAWAE